In Carassius carassius chromosome 7, fCarCar2.1, whole genome shotgun sequence, one genomic interval encodes:
- the slc43a1b gene encoding solute carrier family 43 member 1b, producing MTPPLSQAYRRRWWMAVTSIIENLLFSAVLLGWGSLLIMLKNEGFYSHLCTENVTETHTNVSLTERTVWLSCIEQEEILNLGFTIGSFIISAATLPLGILMDKFGPRPIRLFGSSFFALSMVLIAVASYDPKVLSAIIFIAVSMNGFGGICLTFTSLTLPNMFGNVRSTILSLMIGSYASSAVTFPGVKLIYDLGVSFSVIFWVWAGFACLVFLNCFINWPGESFPGPEDIRYTTMVKLRSEVADQKMTEESSFTQETSKEQEATKQQPSTDEAPSDGPAAQSQGSPPFIRSVCSPIFLWSIITMAMTQLRLIFFMGAMNKMLEFLVTHGDPNPSEELVKEAEEKVNLYSSIFGTLQLLCLVSCPLIGYIMDWRMKECEDVVNSAKGEKSPSGPQKRDRKIQKLANAIRAFIFTNTLLFIFGIISLIDNLPVQVVSFVLHTAVRGFIHSCCGGLYAAVYPTNHFGTLTGLQSMISAVFALLQQPLFMCMVGPLKGDPYWINMSLLVFSLVGFLLPGYLFYHRRQITKENAALDSLSVSQSAQESNGLSQTNDSAKYQTNGNV from the exons ATGACTCCGCCGCTCTCACAGGCCTACAGGAGGCGCTGGTGGATGGCTGTCACATCAATCATAGAAAACCTGCTCTTCTCTGCTGTATTGCTGGGTTGGGGCTCCCTTCTTATCATGCTGAAGAATGAGGGCTTCTACTCGCACCTGTGTACAG AGAATGTCACAGAGACTCACACTAATGTGAGTTTGACGGAACGGACGGTTTGGCTGAGCTGTATTGAGCAGGAGGAGATTCTGAATCTGGGCTTTACGATTGGCTCGTTCATCATCAGTGCAGCCACTCTGCCGCTGGGTATTCTGATGGACAAGTTTGGACCACGTCCAATCAGATTGTTTGGCAG TTCGTTCTTTGCCTTATCCATGGTTTTGATTGCAGTGGCATCTTATGATCCAAAAG TGTTATCAGCTATCATATTTATTGCTGTGTCCATGAATGGGTTCGGAGGAATCTGTCTAACCTTCACTTCACTCACA TTGCCAAATATGTTTGGAAATGTGCGGTCTACGATTCTTTCGCTCATGATTGGCTCGTACGCCTCCTCTGCTGTCACCTTTCCAGGAGTCAAG CTGATCTATGATCTGGGTGTCTCATTTTCGGTTATATTCTGGGTATGGGCTGGGTTTGCCTGCCTCGTCTTCCTTAACTGCTTTATTAACTGGCCGGGAGAATCTTTTCCTGGCCCTGAGGACATCAGATACAC TACAATGGTGAAGTTGAGAAGTGAAGTAGCGGACCAAAAGATGACTGAAGAAAGTTCTTTCACTCAGGAGACTTCAAAAGAGCAAGAGGCGACCAAACAGCAACCATCCACAGATGAAGCTCCCAGCGATGGACCAGCTGCTCAGAGCCAGG GATCTCCTCCCTTTATCCGTTCTGTGTGCTCACCTATTTTCCTGTGGAGCATCATCACCATGGCGATGACACAGCTCCGTCTCATTTTTTTCATGGGTGCCATGAATAAGATGCTGGAGTTCCTCGTTACCCACGGTGACCCTAATC CCTCAGAGGAGTTGGTGAAGGAGGCAGAGGAGAAAG tgaaTCTCTACTCGTCCATCTTTGGCACTCTTCAGCTGCTCTGCCTGGTTTCCTGTCCTCTGATTGGCTACATCATGGACTGGAGAATGAAGGAGTGTGAGGACGTGGTGAATTCAGCCAAGGGAGAAAAAAG TCCCTCAGGGCCTCAAAAAAGGGACAGAAAGATCCAGAAACTCGCCAACGCCATCAGAGCTTTCATTTTTACGAACACCCTGCTATTCATCTTTGGCATCATCTCTCTCATAGACAATCTACCCGTACAG GTGGTGTCATTTGTTCTTCACACTGCAGTCCGGGGTTTTATTCACTCCTGCTGTGGTGGGCTCTACGCCGCTGT ctACCCAACCAATCACTTTGGCACTCTGACGGGCTTGCAGTCCATGATCAGTGCTGTGTTTGCCCTCCTACAACAACCACTCTTCATGTGCATGGTGGGACCATTGAAGGGTGATCCTTATTGG ATCAACATGAGCCTGCTTGTGTTCTCATTGGTTGGATTCCTGCTGCCGGGATACCTCTTCTACCACCGAAGACAAATTACAAAGGAGAATGCAGCACTTGATAGTCTGTCAGTGAGCCAGTCAGCGCAGGAGAGCAACGGCCTCAGCCAAACAAATGATTcagcaaaatatcaaaccaacgGGAACGTCTGA